A genome region from Desulfuromonas sp. includes the following:
- the rplP gene encoding 50S ribosomal protein L16 — protein MLMPKKVKHRKQFKGRMKGAADRGTELNFGDFGLQATACGWLSSRQIEAARRAMTRYIKRGGTIWIRVFPDKSLTSKPAETRMGKGKGSPESWVAVIRPGNVLYEMQGVEEEVAREAFRLAAHKLPMKTKFVTREESTHEG, from the coding sequence TGCCCAAGAAGGTTAAGCATAGGAAACAGTTCAAGGGGCGCATGAAGGGGGCTGCCGATCGAGGGACCGAACTCAACTTCGGTGACTTCGGGTTGCAGGCCACCGCCTGCGGTTGGCTCTCCTCTCGGCAGATCGAGGCCGCCCGTCGTGCCATGACCCGTTACATCAAGCGTGGCGGGACCATCTGGATCCGGGTCTTCCCGGACAAATCCCTGACGAGTAAGCCCGCAGAAACCCGCATGGGCAAGGGCAAGGGGTCCCCGGAGAGTTGGGTCGCCGTCATTCGCCCCGGCAATGTGCTTTACGAGATGCAGGGTGTCGAAGAAGAAGTGGCCCGTGAGGCGTTTCGCCTTGCCGCCCACAAGCTCCCCATGAAGACCAAGTTCGTGACCAGGGAGGAATCTACACATGAAGGCTAG
- the rpmC gene encoding 50S ribosomal protein L29: MKASELKDLSVEELQKKSDELSQEMFNLRFQMHTGHLENTARISQARKDIARVKTLLREKLG; this comes from the coding sequence ATGAAGGCTAGCGAACTCAAGGATCTCAGCGTAGAGGAGTTGCAGAAGAAATCCGACGAGTTGAGCCAGGAGATGTTCAATCTGAGATTTCAGATGCACACCGGGCACTTGGAGAACACTGCCCGGATCTCCCAGGCCCGCAAGGATATCGCACGGGTGAAAACCCTACTGAGGGAAAAGCTGGGATAG
- the rpsQ gene encoding 30S ribosomal protein S17 — translation MAIERGKRKARVGIVVSDKMDKTIVVKVYRLVKHPVYKKYIKRRVTCKAHDEQNLCGVGDKVLITETRPLSRDKRWRVREILEKNVIV, via the coding sequence ATGGCGATTGAGCGTGGAAAACGGAAGGCCCGTGTCGGGATCGTGGTCAGTGACAAGATGGACAAGACCATCGTGGTCAAGGTCTATCGACTGGTCAAGCATCCTGTCTACAAGAAATACATCAAGCGTCGGGTGACCTGCAAGGCGCACGACGAGCAGAACCTGTGCGGCGTCGGCGACAAGGTCCTCATCACTGAGACCCGCCCGTTGTCTCGCGACAAGCGTTGGCGGGTCCGTGAGATCCTTGAAAAGAACGTAATTGTTTAG
- the rplN gene encoding 50S ribosomal protein L14 has translation MIQMQTMLDAADNSGARKLRCIKVLGGSKRKYAGLGDIVVCSVKEALPNSKVKKGDVVRAVIVRTAKEVPRPDGSFIRFDKNSAVVVSAAGEPVGTRIFGPVARELRARRFMKIVSLAPEVL, from the coding sequence ATGATTCAGATGCAGACGATGCTTGATGCGGCGGACAACTCCGGCGCTCGGAAACTCCGCTGCATTAAAGTGCTCGGCGGCTCCAAGCGTAAATATGCCGGCCTTGGCGACATCGTCGTCTGTTCCGTCAAGGAAGCCCTGCCCAACTCCAAAGTGAAGAAGGGCGACGTGGTGCGCGCCGTCATCGTCAGGACGGCCAAAGAAGTACCCCGTCCCGACGGGTCGTTTATCCGCTTTGACAAGAACTCGGCCGTGGTGGTGAGCGCCGCCGGCGAGCCCGTCGGAACGCGAATCTTCGGTCCGGTCGCCCGTGAACTTCGGGCACGCCGGTTCATGAAGATTGTGTCCCTGGCACCCGAAGTTCTCTAA
- the rplX gene encoding 50S ribosomal protein L24 yields the protein MAAKKLHVKKDDMVMIIAGKEKGKTGKVSRVLADKGRLVVEGLNMVKRHTRPTQANQEGGIIEKEAPLSASNVLLLCGSCDKPVRTGTRVLEDGSKARFCKKCNEIVDK from the coding sequence ATGGCCGCGAAGAAACTTCATGTCAAAAAAGATGACATGGTGATGATCATAGCGGGCAAGGAGAAGGGTAAGACCGGCAAGGTCTCCCGGGTCCTGGCCGACAAGGGTCGCCTTGTGGTGGAGGGCCTCAACATGGTCAAACGCCACACCCGGCCCACCCAGGCCAATCAGGAGGGCGGAATCATTGAGAAAGAAGCCCCCCTGAGCGCCTCCAACGTCCTGCTGCTGTGCGGTTCCTGCGACAAGCCTGTTCGCACCGGCACCCGCGTTCTGGAAGATGGTAGCAAGGCCCGCTTCTGCAAGAAGTGCAACGAGATAGTGGATAAGTAA
- the rplE gene encoding 50S ribosomal protein L5, which produces MARLLEKFKSELVPQLQKDLQLKNVMEVPRVEKVVVNMGLGEAIQNIKVLESAVEELGFITGQKAVITKAKKSVAQFKLREGMPIGCMVTLRRDRAYEFLDRLINVGLTRVRDFKGISPKAFDGRGNYTLGIREQLIFPEIDLDKIDKVKGLNVTIVTTARTDEEGRALLGSLGMPFRK; this is translated from the coding sequence ATGGCCCGATTGCTGGAAAAATTCAAGTCCGAGCTGGTTCCCCAGCTTCAGAAGGACCTGCAGTTGAAGAACGTGATGGAAGTTCCTCGCGTTGAGAAGGTTGTAGTCAACATGGGCCTCGGGGAAGCCATCCAGAACATTAAAGTGCTGGAGTCGGCCGTTGAGGAGTTGGGGTTTATTACCGGGCAGAAGGCGGTAATCACCAAGGCCAAGAAATCTGTCGCCCAGTTCAAGCTGCGCGAGGGGATGCCTATCGGTTGCATGGTCACCCTGCGCCGCGATAGGGCCTACGAGTTTCTCGACAGGCTGATCAACGTTGGCCTGACCCGCGTTCGCGACTTCAAGGGGATTTCGCCCAAGGCCTTTGACGGCCGCGGTAACTACACCCTGGGGATTCGGGAACAGTTGATCTTCCCCGAGATCGACCTCGATAAGATCGACAAGGTCAAGGGCCTGAACGTGACGATCGTCACAACCGCCCGGACCGACGAAGAGGGGCGCGCGTTGCTGGGTTCCCTCGGCATGCCGTTCAGGAAATAG
- a CDS encoding type Z 30S ribosomal protein S14 yields the protein MAKTSMKIKAARPQKFKVRKYNRCPICGRPRAYYRKFDMCRICLRKYSSEGKVPGVIKSSW from the coding sequence GTGGCAAAGACATCAATGAAAATCAAGGCCGCCCGGCCTCAGAAGTTCAAGGTCAGGAAGTACAACCGCTGCCCCATCTGCGGACGTCCCCGGGCCTACTATCGGAAGTTTGACATGTGCAGGATCTGCTTGCGCAAGTATTCGTCGGAGGGGAAAGTCCCCGGCGTGATCAAATCGAGCTGGTAA